Below is a genomic region from Rana temporaria chromosome 3, aRanTem1.1, whole genome shotgun sequence.
ctcgtcgggtccggcgtccgtctgcggcttcggctgtcctcttcgtcgggtccggcgtccttctgcggcgtcctccccgctcgatccccgctttcccgcgccgagtttgaatactgcgccggcatataccgagcgcagtacactcgtgtatagtcgggcaggctcggctgctcacgcgctcacgtcctgtacgtccaggacgtgagcgcaagagcagccgagcctgcccgactatatacgagtgtactgcgctcggtatatgctggcgcagtattcaaactcggcgcgggaaagcgggtatcggcatatatatcgcgcacccacgattttgccctgattttcagggcaaaaaagtgcgcggtttacgccgataaatacggtaagtttctcactcactcactcaggctCCTATGGTGATGCACATATATCATCTAGCCGCCATATATCATTTGTCCATTACGAAGAGAGCGACACTACGGGGCCCCCATTGCTAACTTCAGAGGAGGGGACCCTGAGGAGCTCGGTGGTTTGGACATTCCGGTTCACTATTTAACCCTTGCAGAGGTTAATATCTGCACAAGCGCATATGACCTTGCCATCTGAGGTCCAATatatctggtaagggtcccccctTATTATCTTGTGTGACACCTGAGGAAGAATTCAGTGTGGTGGTGGTGTACAGCAGTCTCACTTCCTATTCTTACACTCCTAATTTGCCATTTGTGTGGAATTGGACTATTTCTCTTTGAACATAGaagattttggcccggattcagaaagaatttacgtgaGCGTATCTtaagatacaccgcgtaaattctaagctgcgccggcgtatcttctttctgtattcagaaagcaagatacgccagaattttactaagatacggccggcgtaagtctcttacaccgtcgtatcttaggctgcatatttacgctggccgctaggtggcgcttccgtagatttccgcgtctaatatgcaaattaggtagatacgccgattcagaaacgtacatccgcccggcgcatcttttatgtagtttacgttgtttacgtaaggctttttccggcgtaaagttacccctcataaagcaggggtaagtcatgttaagtatggacgtcggaaacgaccgaacagcgttgtattttacgttgtttgcgtaagtcgttcgcaaaaagggctgtacgtaagttacgttcacgtcaaaaacaTTGACagtttgtggcgtaatttggagcatgcgcacttggaaacgttcacggacgtggcatgcgccgttcgtaaatattgtcaaatacgtggggtcacaattaatttaggtaaaacacgcccacatcatccacatttgaaataggcgggcttacgccggaccacatacgctacgccgccgtaacttagggcgcaagttctttatgaatacggaacttgcgccctaagttactgcggcgtaacgtatctgagattatacacaattgtatctgaatccggccctttgtctTTTCACTTTGGTCActcattttttcttcttttggacactttttgtttgtttaagcccaggttcacactgggtgcgatttcattcaatttgagatgcgatttcacatgtgaaatcgcatctcaaatgcctccaattgtcggcaatggcgccgtcctaatcggtgcgacgccgcatctgcggcgctgcaccgatttcaaaaagtagttcttgtactactttttgcgatttcaggccgcgatttacatagacatctgtgcagaaacctgcacagatgtctcttaaatcgcggccgaaatcgggactgccggcgggagtgaaatcgtgcgagttcagctgaactcgcacagcttcactcccgcagcccagtgtgaaccagggctaaaacatgGACACTCTTTACAGTTCTCCAAACTTGTTTGAGATATAAGCCAATTTTTGGTAAACTTACCTATATTAACAGAGTAACTTGTTACTAGTGGTATATTATATTCTGTTATAATTATAGGTATTCCCAATATTTTTATTCATACAAGATACTGGAATAAGCAAAACTTTCAAGTATTTTACTCTCTTACACAGGCTTCTAATTTCCTGGAGATAAACATAACTAGACATTTCAGCCAGGGGAATTGTAGTTACACAAAAGAGCTATAATAAACATAACTAAGTTAACATTCTAGAATCTTAATATAGTAAATTAAttatatacgccaataaataataATGCCACAAAGTGTATAAAAATCTCAGTGATCAGAGTTTTACTAAAAACATAAATGATTGCCTAGAGTTTAGTAACACaccttattctttttttttttaaatcatgagtTTTATGATCTTGTACTGCATGGTAACAATCCTTATCTTTATTTATCCATTTGTTCTCGTTCGTTTGGAATTTGACCCATTGTTAGGTGTTGTAGAAATGTTTAAAGGGGTATAGTACAACATTTGGCCAATTTCAGCAGTACTGAAGCGATTTTACCTTCTCGACTGTACAAAGACGTACAAAagaaaatgagagaaaaaatTTGTAGCCCATGAATTCATTGTGCGGAATGGCACTGATTAGGTAGATGTTTGTCACCCGGGAAAACTTGACCCATATTGTTTATTTTCTCCAATGAAGTTTCTACATTAGAAATTAATTTGATCTCTAGCCACACATCAACAAGTTTTCCTATTAACCTGATGGTACAAGATTCCATGCAAAatttaaaagtgaaaaatattttgCCTTGACTTCCATTTAAGAATGAATTGGCCGTTAAAGCATGAAGCTTGTTAATTCATCAGAATATAACTGCCACTAGTTAGTAGCTATTAAAATGTTTTGAAGCTGAACTCCTGGCAAACAGATAAATATGCATATTTTACCCCTGAAGAAGATACAACACCCCCTGTATCGTCACGCATAGGGGAGGGGACCGGACGGCAGGAGAGTCTGTGTGAGGCTGTGAGGACTGTTTACCATATCCCGATCTGTACATCTCGCTACGAGCCTGTTATAGAGTGGTGCACTGTCGCACCTGCAGTATGTGAGTACCCCGGCAAGGGATCTCTTTTTATctaaataaatattgttaaaaCGTTACTTGcaccatccgtttttttttcttatatattctaTGATCTAGAGCTGCCTGCCAAGGAACCAGGAACCCAGCATTATCCATTAGAACCCAGGTGTGGTTCATAAGCGTGCACAGACCAAGCTTAGTTGCAAGATCGCACGCTCTAAGGTGAGCGTCCATTACCATaggagagcacctgtgtgacTACACCTTGGCATGACTTTTGGATCACTCACTGGGCCGTGTGTTGTTGTATGAACTGTATTATACATCACCCTTGGATTGCTGCTAGTAATTACATGCACTAAAGCACTGTGGAATTTTTCATTCATGTTTTATCCACACTGAAGCACCTTAGaatacttttatatggacttgtGTGTAATTTTTAAGGATTGGACTGTTTACCACTATTATTTATTATGCATGTTTATGCACTTAGGCACCTTAGTGTGATGCAatttttttgatgcaattttttttctttttattcatgcaatttttttaatgcaatatatatatatttttttaatcattatttatatatattcactTGTACTATTTCTTTGCACATATCTACATCACTTACCGGACACATATCCCCCTTACTTTGTATAGTGGTGTGTGCACTATCATTTCATTAGCGCTGCATTTTGTTCattttatataaatatgcatatgatatacatatgatgatgatgatgttagTTTATGACGAAACAGCCGTAGGGCGTCACGTTTTCCTTGCACTGCACGTGCGCAAAACGACAACCCGTTTACTGACACGAACGGAGCTTCTTTTTTATACATCCTTGCGAGGAAATTGTCTGCAAAACTCTATATAGAGAATTTTTTAGCCGCTATTGTGCactttacaatacatttttttaacgtcTGCACTATTGGAAGCCTTCTATTTTTCACTAAATTTTCAAAATCTGGATCACCATTGCTTCTCTTGTGCTGGAACACCTGTCACTGGAGCACCTGAGTGATTGCACAGACCATCGCTACTGAGGGGATAGATAAAGGATCATTCCTGGAGGTCTCCACAGGACACCATTCATGATCATCTGTATCTCTGCAGAGCCTGTATTGATCCCCTTGAGAAGTGCGGTcacaggctagctggtaagcctccccttacattcaCTGGTAGTGGGTCTTCACATATTTTGGAAAAACATTGGAGTAACACAGGATTACATCTTTCTCTCGGGAATATTTCCCATATGAACTTCATTCACCTTTATTGGAcactatttttgttataattatttttgaatCATTTTGGCAACATGTGACTTTTtcagcgctacacattttttatccacatataatatacatatatgtgAGATGTTTTTCTACCAAAGGACTTTAGTTCTGCCCACCCAGTTCcacaatttacacagcttttctgCAGATAAGTAACACTTACATCTTGATTCCCCCAACCTTCAACTATGCATTAAAAGAAGACGCGGTAggctgatgagctcatctctctgtcactcctttctcacctcctatcagcatgttctACATCACAACTGATTCACTCTGTATGCTTATTTTTCCTCTCCTGATCTGATCAAGACTGTACTGGGACCACAAGAGGCTAATACCAATCCTTAGGATCTTCTGTGTTTgaaggaacaaaaaaaagaccaTGAATGATGAAAATGTAACAAGAGTAACTGAATTCTTCTTTCTAGGGTTCCCTGGACTTGGTAGGTTTAAAACTCTGTTCTTCATTTTTGTACTTTTGGTTTATTCTGTGACTCTCCTGCTAGATACTGTGATAATTATATTGGTGTCAATCAAAAAAAGTCTTCAGTCCCCCATGTATTTCTTCCTCAAGAATTTCTTATGCtcagaaatgtttttattacatctGATTGTCCCCAACATGTTACGTGTTATATGGCTGGATGGAGCCACCATATCTATTCCTGGCTGCATCACTCAAATCTACTTGTATGGGTCTTCGGGGACTTCTGAATGTTATCTTCTAGCAGCAATGTCCTATGACCGGTATTTGGCCATATGTAAACCTTTACACTATAACACAATAATGGATCACACTCTCCAGTATTTCTTGGTTATCTTTTGCTGGATTTTTGGGTTTCTCTTAACATTGGTCTCACTTGTTTTTTATCTTGAACTCAAGTTCTGTAGCCAGAATATCATTGACCATTACTTCTGTGATGCTCCACCTTATGTAAGTCTTTCTTGCTCGGACACATCTGCTTTGCGAATTGCAACATTTATCCTGGCTTTCCCTCACATCATTTTACCATTTGTTTTAGTCATTGTAAGCTATGTGTACATTTTTGCAATAATCCTTTGAATGACGTCCATCCTCAGCAGGAAGAAAGCTTTCTCCACCTGCAGCACCCACCTCATgctggtgggtgtgttttatggaaCCCTTTTAATTAATTATCTCACTCCAGTGAGAGGAAACTCCACAGTCATGAATAAAATAATCTCAGTTATATTTATTTTAGTAACTCCATTGTTTAATCCTATTATATACTGCCTGCGAAGTCAGGAAATTCGTGCtgttatatatagttacatacaaTGGCAAAAATAGCATTTGCATAACTTTTAACTATCATCAAACTCATTTTTGATATCAGTCTAATCTGCTATTGCATTAATATCTTTGATCGTATTCCCAGAAGAACATACACATTTTAGCACTTCAGATTTTTAAATTGATACtaaaggttcaatttttttttaaaataacaaacatgtcgatttgcacagtgtggccccgattgtcctcttctggggtccctcagcagctctcgcggctcctcccttcattagataaccccctaagagaagcgctctcccgagggggggttaccttgcgagcgCGTTCCTGAGTCCATCATTCAgcatccatacctcccaacattttaagatgggaatgaaggacacctactagcaaaagtatgtaggcataggacaggCCTCCTGCCacaccctcttaaaggagaaaGAACCAAAGACAAAACGTGAAattaatccacaagggctttttttattACCActcctatttctttatattggcttctacaatttacaaatgcagcaatttagaaattgaatgaaagatttagcactttttcaagataaatagtgcattttatacacaactatatagatcagaccatgagggacaaatgaggaggaataagGGACGACAGTCCCATGAAATCAGGCACAGTTGGGAGCTACTGTATGGGCATCTATATCTGCCGAATGCAGGACTTGGCCCCTCCCCTTTTGTGgtcatgtcattggatttgattgacagcagcgggacccAATGGACGATGTGACCCTTGGGAGCCCCTGGATGATGTGACCTACAGCAGAGTAGTCAGAAGCTAAACCAGGGTCATGCACAGTTTATCAGGAGAAGCAGAGTCCTTAAGCAAAGGTCACAAACAGAGATCATGTAGAGGAGAAATCCAGGGGCAAGCCAAGTCAGTAAATGGAAATCAGGATATACACAAGCATACATGGAAGCAAGGATCATGGACAGTGGCGGTGCATTCatagagggtgcaggagcgccgccccctctcgttcctgcaccgccactgaatataatagacagattcatgcattgcatgaatctatgtattgtcactgccacccactattcagatggccggcctcctggtgagcgccggccatctgaataacggcagctggttggctttggaagtgcctatcagagccagcggctctgataggctttctgattacagcctgagggctgtaatgggcttccaaatagttaaccaggggacgcagggggtgtgcgtttcctggttaacactgacaggtgtctcagccaatcaagttcaccggttctggttaccggtaacctgattggcagaAGTGTCATCGAGGGCAGgcgaagacatcgagggatggtggaagaaggatggctgaccccagaaagttaAGTGCCAGGCGGGGTAAGGGGGCaatctgggcacagtggtgacaattgatggcacagtggctgcgtttgatggcagggcacagtggctgcatttgatggcacagtggctgcgtttggcatggcacagtggtgacaattgatgggcacagtggcaacaattgatggcacagtggtgacaattgatggcacagtggtgacaatgatggcacagtggctgcgcttgatggcatggcacagtggcgacaattgatggcacagtggctgcgtttgatggcatggcacagtggtgacaattgatgggcacagtggctataaatgatggcacagtggcatggcacagtggctgcatttgatggcatggcacagtggcgacaattaatggcacagtggcgacaattgatggcatggcacagtggcgacaattgatggcacagtggcgacaattgatggcatggcacagtggtgacaattgatggcacagtggctgtatttgatggcacagtggctgcttttgatgggcacagtggctgcacttgatgggcacagtggctgcgtttgatgggcacagtagctgcgtttgatgggtacagtgaggctgcaattgttttttttcaatcaagttcaccggttctggttcaccggtaacctgattggctgaagcttcatcgagggcaggagaagacatcaagggacggtggaaggaggatggctgaccccagaaaggtaagtgccaggcgggggggagggggcaatctggcagtattttacagggcacagtggcgacaattgatgggcacagtggcgacaattgatggcacagtggctgcgtttgatggcatggcacagtggctgtgttttatggcacagtggcatcagtgGCGGTGGCGGGGGAGggagcaatctggcagcattttacagggcacagtggcgacaattgatgggcacagtggtgacaattgatgggcacagtggtgacaattgatgggcacagtggcgacaattgatggcacagtggctgcattggatggcacagtggctgcgtttgatggcacagtggctgcatttggaatggcacagtgttgtcaattgatgggcacaatgacgacaattgatggcacagtggtgacaattgatggcacagtggtgacaattgatggcacagtggctgcgtttgatggcatggcacagtggtgacaattgatgggcacagcgtcgacaattgatggcacagtggctgtgtttgatggcatggcacagtggtgacaattgatgggcacagcggtgatacaagatggcacagtggctgctgttgatggcatggcacagtggctgcatttaatggcatggcacagtggcaacaattgatggcacagtggcaaaaatttatggcatggcacagaggtgacaattgatgacacagtagcgacaattgatggtatggcacagtggcaacaattgatggcatagtagctgcatctgatggcacagtggctgcgtttgatgggcacagtggctgcatttttttttccatttgtttgcgaatttgagaaccagctgccACTGATCATGGACAAGCTGAAGATCATCCATCAATCCTCGGTCACTGCTTCTTCCTTTAAATAGGACATTTGGCACCGGTACTGGAACTGGATGCACATGCATGCACGCTAGTGCACACCAATGTGAGAATACAAATGAGCATGCCCATGTAGGATACTGTCAGAAGTTCCAGGCATGTGTATTGCGGCACGTGCACATTTGTTCTGGAAAGCATCCTGACAAACTGTGAGAATGACAGCTGGGAATTGCTATGTATTACAGGGGAATTATTTATTGCAGGGGTGGCTGTCAAAATGCAGCAACTCCTGTAAAGTTTCACTTGCAGGCAGTCTACAAGTGTCATTGAGTGATATAGTGTAAACATGTATTGTAACTAGGAATAAAGTTTAGGTTCACCACTACCATGGGTTCAAGGTAAATCCTGCATGTTAACAGTAAACTGATGTGGGAATTCACCAAAGCAACCATAATACACTGCCTGAAATTTTAACTTTGGTCAACTGGTTCAGAAGGGGACTTTTGAGTAAGACAGTCCTCTCAATACTGGGTTGCCAACAGCCATATTGATGATATGCTTTACATGTAGAAAGCAATAAAGTGCAAAGGAACAGATTAGTGCAGGCATTTCACTTAAAGAAGGTGTAAACCCTTACAGGATGACCTAAAGATAACACAATGCTGTGCATCTTGGAGAATTTGGAGGTGTAGTGCAAGGAAGGAAAAGTTTGTCAACAAGCACTACAGTGATAACAGGCCACATGTGTTTTTCCACAGGATATatttcctaaggcccctttcacattgaggagttttagaGGCGTTTTTGCGCTAATTTTCCCGCtataaaaacgttaaaaaaacacCTCCCATGTATCTCAATGtaacctttcacactgaggagttttgctGGCTGGGCGTTGAATAAAGTCTGACAAACAGCATTTTTGAAGCTTCTTTTGGGCGCAGAAAATAGCACTGTAAAAACGCCTATCCCCATAGAAATGAATGGGTACCGCTTTAAAACCGCAGTAATAGCGCTGTAATACCGCTCATAACCTGTGTGGAGGTCACATGATCGCACTAGAGTGAAGTATGCTGGGATACCAGGAAATCCGATTGAgaagaggagaaacagaaagtgtcATCATGCAGGAAAGCAGCAGTAGACAAATGCAGCCAACATCTGCAGAAGTGAGAGAAGAAAGAGGCTCTGAACCAGAGGAATTTATAGAATCCATGAGAAATCACCCTGAACTATGGGACAAGAAGCATGAATGGTATTccaaccgtttaaaaaaaaaggcagcttGGAATGCTGTGGCCCTAGTCCACATTcataattgggctaacttgggCAAAAAAGATAAACAGGCAAAAAGTAAGTACACACCCTCATGTAATCTCTAGTGTAATAATAATCCCACTTTTTCTAGTCCTAATCCCACTTTTTGTAGTCCTAATTCCACTTTTTGTAGTCCTAATCCCACTTGTTGTAgtcctaatcccactttttctcttcctaatcccactttttctcttcctaatcccactttttctcttcctaatcccactttttgtagtcctaatcccactttttgtagtcctaatcccactttttctcttcctaatcccactttttttagtcataatcccactttttctcttcctaatcccactttttctaGTCCTTTTACTACTTGTAGAAGTGGATCTCTGACGATTCTAAGTGAGATTATGACTATTTGAAGTGGGATTATGACTATTTCAAGTGGGATTATGACTATGGGGGTGGGATTATGACTATTTCAAGTGGGATTATGACTATTTCAAGTGGGATTATGACTATGGGGGTGGGATTATGACTATTTCAAGTGGGATTATGACTATTTCAAGTGGGATTATGACTATTTCAAGTGGGATTATGACTATGGGGGTGGGATTATGACTATTTCAAGTGGGATTATGACTATGGGGGTGGGATTATGACTATTTCAAGTGGGATTATGACTATTTCAAGTGGGATTATGACTATTTCAAGTGGGATTATGACTATTTCAAGTGGGATTATGACTATGGGGGTGGGATTATGACTATTTCAAGTGGGATTATGACTATTTCAAGTGGGATTATGACTACTATAATAGTCAAAGTCCTCTATCTAATACTCCTAATTATATGAAGAATAGTCATATTTACTAATAGTATTATTAAACGAAGTTCTAGAAGTCCTAATCCCACTTATAATAGTCCAAGTCACATCCCTATTAGTCCCATACTTCTAAACCTAGTGCTTAATGTTTATACATATATAATGGActaattctaaaaaataatataccAAAATGATCGAGAGTGAATTTATAAAGACGCCAGTATTGCATTGATAAATTTAATAACACACTAGAATATCACATATATCTTAAGCTTTTAATGAAAGTATTAATGTCAACTATAGTGAAGCTGGTCAATTTAAACTTTAAATCATATCTTCCTGCCAACTCACTGCCCCAGCAGGACTCATAAAGTAGTCCGCAAATTCATCCCTAATTGAGAAACCCACTATTGGACCACGAACATGAATAAAATCTGCAGGTTCCATATTGTTTGCCAATGTATCCTCAAAATTTACTCCATCTCTCTCTCGTACTAAATTATGTAGCACACATGCAGCCTTTACTACCTTTGCTGCATTCTCTATTTTGAGATTCATTGGTTTGAGAAAGATTTGCCATTTGTTTGATAGTATACCAAAAGCACATTCTACCAGTCTACGTGCCCGACACAGCCTATAATTAAATATCCTTTTTCGTGTATCAAGATTTCTCAATGAAAAGGGCTTCATTAGATGTTCGTGAATAGCAAATGCATCATCGGCTACAAAAACAAATGGCATATCTGGTCCTTCTGTTCCGGGCAGGGGTTGGTTGTCAGGCAAATCTAGTTCATTAGATGccagtttttttccaaatttactATGCTTGAAAACACCAGAGTCTGCACTGCTTCCGAAAGCTCCAATATcaacataaataaatgtatagTCTGCATCGACCACAGCCAATAGAACtatggaaaaaaactttttataattaaaaaattgaCTTCCACTATGGCATGGTTTTATTAACCTAATATGTTTTCCGTCAATAGCTCCTAAACAGTTTGGAAAGTTCGTTTTCATGCAAAAACGCTGGGCAATATCTTCCCATTTTTCTTTGCTTGGAATTGGCATGAATCTACATTTCAGGGTCCATATTGCATCACATGTTTGCTTCACAATTTCACTTATAGTTGAGATTCCAATTCGAAATTCATATTGCAGTGATGAATAACTATTCCCTGTGGCAAGatatctgtaaaaataaaattatattatttatttacagtgaaaacCATCAAATCGCGATGGAAAACATTAAGGGATAATTATAGACGTGAACATCTCCGTCAAGAAAATGTGCGTAGTGGATCGGGAGCAAAAGTTTCCCGGACATACTGCCATTATGCTGAGCTACAATTCTTGAAGCCAGTCATGCAGCAGAGACCGTAAGTATACTTAAAACTTTCTCAAAAATGTTATTATTAACTAAAGTAATAAAATTACCGTGTAGCATAGTATAACCTTCTTTAATTTCCATTTGGGCAGAACTGAAAGCAATTTCAGCTCAGACAACACTGAGGACGAGGAGCAAGAGCATGAACCCGGGACTAGTGAGACCAATGAACCGCAGGATTTTGAAAATGAAGATCTACAGGACACTGTACAGCCACCCAAAAAGAGGGGAACGTACAGAAAAAAACTAATAAAGAACAAAATGTCGAATTCATAGAAGTAGTAAAACATCTCATTTCGGCACAAAAAAGCGAAAGCAGTGAAATGCTCACCTTTTTCAAAAGCCTCATGCCACAGGTGGACAAAGTGGATCCCTCCCTACTGTGTGATCTACGAGTGGACATAATTAGACTTGTGCAAAATTATCAACATAAAACCGCGGACCTGTCCACAGCTGCTCGCCCCCCGACCCTTGGAAGTCAACCAGCATACCATGGAGGATATGGGCACCAGAATCCAGAAACTTCGTATAGTATTCCAATATCATATCAGCCACACTTTAATCCAAACTTTATGCAAAACACCCCACAATATAATTTAAGGCCACAAACCGGACACTATGATTTCCCCCAACAATATTCTCAGatgcaccatcctcctcctcctcctcctcctcctcctcctcgtccatcTATTTCGCAagaggaatccctcctgcagcaACTATATTACCAAGAGCCGTAAATTGGGTTGATAATT
It encodes:
- the LOC120930636 gene encoding protein ANTAGONIST OF LIKE HETEROCHROMATIN PROTEIN 1-like, whose translation is MHSERGQFVLLYRELREHPDKFRNYTRMSISTFDFLLDLLTPFLSRQDTNCRDAISPCERLLITLRYLATGNSYSSLQYEFRIGISTISEIVKQTCDAIWTLKCRFMPIPSKEKWEDIAQRFCMKTNFPNCLGAIDGKHIRLIKPCHSGSQFFNYKKFFSIVLLAVVDADYTFIYVDIGAFGSSADSGVFKHSKFGKKLASNELDLPDNQPLPGTEGPDMPFVFVADDAFAIHEHLMKPFSLRNLDTRKRIFNYRLCRARRLVECAFGILSNKWQIFLKPMNLKIENAAKVVKAACVLHNLVRERDGVNFEDTLANNMEPADFIHVRGPIVGFSIRDEFADYFMSPAGAVSWQEDMI